The following DNA comes from Gammaproteobacteria bacterium.
ACGAGCGCAAGCGTACCTCGCGCGCGGCGGGCTGACGCCGCCGCGAAGCCCAATTGGATTGAACGGAGAAACGTTGGTTTTCGCTGTGCTCAGCCCAACCCGCGCTATCCATGCGGTCCATGGCATGTAGCCCGGATGCAGGCGCGCAGCGCCGGAATCCGGGAGTACTCCACGCTCCCCGGATTCCGCTGCCGCTTCATCCGGGCTACGATGAATCTCTGCCCTAGTCCCCGTCTTTCTGCCGCTCCGGGATCATAGCCTCCGACGGTGTCTTCCTGCGCCTGCGCGGACTGATGATATCGAAGATCAGTTCCGACAGCGGCTGCAGGCGCGCCACGCGGAAGATCACCCCGCCCACCGAGGCCGCCCGCGCCGTGCGCATCTCCTTCAGCTGCGGCAGGAACAGTACGGCCACCAGCAGGCGCGCCAGCGTCGAGATCAGGAATACGCCGTACAGTACGCTCAGCCATTCGTAGTGCGTCCCGAACAGCACCGCCTCGCGCGGCAGGTGGGTGCCGAGGTAGGCCCCGACCATCGCCCCGCAGAACACTGCGACGCTCGCCAGCACATTGTGGAAAGCCAGATACATCGCGCGCTTGTTGCCCGGGATCAGGTCGTAGAGATAATTGCCGGCGCTGAGCGAGAACCCCGCCCAGAACAGCCCCCCGAGCGCCTGCAGCAGCAGGATGTACAGGTAGTTGGTTGATACCAGCCACAGCGAGGGAAGGAACGGGATGATGAGGCCGGTCGCGACCAGGATGAAACGGTTACCGAAGGCGTCGCTGATGCGGCCCCAGCGGTTCAGCGTGAGGAACTGTGCCAGCACCACGACGGCGATGCTGACGGTGTATTCCAGGTAGCTGAACTGCAGGTCGCGCAGCTGGTAGACCACGAAGAACGGCGAGCAGATGGAGACCGCGAAGGAAATGGCGGCGAAGAAGGCCGAGAAGCGGACGAAGGAGGAGCCGCGCACGCGGCGCCAGAAGCCGACGCCAAAGGGCGATTCGAGCGCGGCGACATGGCCGGGCGGGTCATGCATCTGCAGGAGATGGTAGATCGACACCGCACGCGCCGCGGTCGCGATGCCGAAGATGACGAGGTAGCCGGCCATGGTCCAGGCGTTGCGGTCGAAGAGGTCGAGGATCACGCCGGCGCCGATCAGGCCGCAGAAGGATGCGACGCTGCACAGGCGGGTGCGGCGGGCGAAGTAGCGCCCGCGCCGGCGTTCCGGCACCAGGTCGCCCATCAGGCTGCCCCACTGCGGGACGGCGAGGTTCGAGCCGGCGAGATAGAGCACGGCGCAGGCCACCAGGATGGGCAGCGCCTGATCCGGGAACAGCAGCGGCAGCACGCCGAGCGGGATCAGGGCCGCCCCCTGCACGCTCGCCCCCAGCACGATGATGTTCCTGCGCCTGCCCCAGCGGCGGCCGAGCCAGGAGGAGAGCAGTTGCGCGAAGGAGGCGAGCAGCGGCGGGAGGCTCGCCAGCACGCCGATCTGCGCCGTACTGGCCTTGAGATAGAGGGCGAAGGCGGCGAAGTAGCTCTCGCCGGCGCCGGTCATCACCGAGTAGGACACCCCGTCCTTGATCGAATGCCGCAGCGCGCTGTCGACACGGGGATCCTTGGAATAACGGTGGGACATGGCGCGCTATATATCGACGCGCCCGGATTTTTGTCAAGCGCCGCCGGGAACGCCTTCACAACCGGGCGCGACGCTGCCACAATGACGCCGTTTGTGTCCGGCATCTGTTCACGAGGAGACCCATGCTGATCGTACCGACTTATCTCGAAAAGAGTCCGATTCACGGTTTCGGCGTTTTCGCCAAGGAGTTCATCCCGAAGGGCACCAGGGTGTGGGAGTTCAACCCGATCTTCGACATCGTGCTCTCCGAGGAGGAATTCGAGGCGCTGCCGCCGTCCAGCCGGGCGGAGATCGAAATCCATCTGTACCAGCCGGAAGAGGGCGGCGATCTGTACTACGAATCGACCATGGGCAAGTACATGAACCATTCGCGCGCGCCGAACGTCAATTTCAGCGAGGTCGGCAAGGGCTGGGCCATGCGCGACATCGAGGCGGGCGAGGAGATGACCTGCGACTACCGCGACTTCATGGCAGACGTGTCGCATATCGAATATCTCTGAGGCGGCGCGCCACGCCGCCGTTCCGCCCGCCTGCCGCTGCATGAGGGGCCAGATCATGAATCTGTCCCCGCCGCAGAACGGGCGCTGGTTGATGAATCCGACCCCTGTCCATTTGATCGGGGACGGATTCGAAATCTGAAGAAGAATGGGGCCGGATTTCAGATCCGTCTCCGCGCCTAATTGCATCGAAACAGGCAGACCGCCATGTTTGAGGCCGTCGAACTCGGACAGAAGCTCTCCAGGGAGGAGTTCAAGCAGCGCGAGCCCGGGCTGTGGACGGCGCTGCTCGAGGCCCAGCGCGCCCTGCGCGAGGCCGGTGTGGCGACGCTGATTGTCGTCGCCGGCGTGGAGGGCGGCGGCAAGGGCGAGGCGGTGCAGCGCCTGCACAAGTGGTTCGACACCCGCGGCATGCGCACGCACGCCTTCTGGGACGCCACCGACGAGGAGAACGAGCGTCCCGCCGCCTGGCGTTTCTGGCAGCGCCTGCCGCCGCGCGGCGCCATCGCCGTCATGTTCGGCGGCTGGTACTGGGATCCGCTCCACCGGTATGTCCGCGGCGACATCGGGGAGGCTGAGCTCGAGCGCGAGGCCCTGCGCATCGTCGAGCTCGAGCGCATGCTGCGCCTCGACGGCATGCTGATCGTCAAGCTGTGGTTCCACATTCCGCGCAAGGCGCATGCGCAGCGCCTGAAAAAGCGCCGCGAGGTGCAGCGCCACATCGCGGGCGTGGCGGGAGAGGGCGACACGCCCAGCCAATATGAGGACTTCCTGGGCGCGGCCGAGCGGATGATCCGCCACACCGACACCGCCGCCTGCCCCTGGTCGCTGATCGACGCCGAGGACGCCCAGTACCGCGACCTGCGTGCCGGCGAAATCCTGCGCGCGCTGATGGAGGAACGCCTGAACCGGTCCGCGGCCGCCGTCGCCCCGGCCGCGTTGCCCGCCGCGGCGCGGCGCAAGCAGGCGACGGTCCTCGATCGCGTCGACCTCACGGCCGCGCTCGCGGACGAGACCTATAAACGCGAGATGAAGCACTGCCGCGAACGCCTCGCGCAGCTCGCCTGGCGCGCCTACGACGCGCGCCGTTCCTGCGTGCTCGTGTTCGAAGGCTGGGACGCGGC
Coding sequences within:
- a CDS encoding MFS transporter; translated protein: MSHRYSKDPRVDSALRHSIKDGVSYSVMTGAGESYFAAFALYLKASTAQIGVLASLPPLLASFAQLLSSWLGRRWGRRRNIIVLGASVQGAALIPLGVLPLLFPDQALPILVACAVLYLAGSNLAVPQWGSLMGDLVPERRRGRYFARRTRLCSVASFCGLIGAGVILDLFDRNAWTMAGYLVIFGIATAARAVSIYHLLQMHDPPGHVAALESPFGVGFWRRVRGSSFVRFSAFFAAISFAVSICSPFFVVYQLRDLQFSYLEYTVSIAVVVLAQFLTLNRWGRISDAFGNRFILVATGLIIPFLPSLWLVSTNYLYILLLQALGGLFWAGFSLSAGNYLYDLIPGNKRAMYLAFHNVLASVAVFCGAMVGAYLGTHLPREAVLFGTHYEWLSVLYGVFLISTLARLLVAVLFLPQLKEMRTARAASVGGVIFRVARLQPLSELIFDIISPRRRRKTPSEAMIPERQKDGD
- a CDS encoding SET domain-containing protein — its product is MLIVPTYLEKSPIHGFGVFAKEFIPKGTRVWEFNPIFDIVLSEEEFEALPPSSRAEIEIHLYQPEEGGDLYYESTMGKYMNHSRAPNVNFSEVGKGWAMRDIEAGEEMTCDYRDFMADVSHIEYL
- the pap gene encoding polyphosphate:AMP phosphotransferase → MFEAVELGQKLSREEFKQREPGLWTALLEAQRALREAGVATLIVVAGVEGGGKGEAVQRLHKWFDTRGMRTHAFWDATDEENERPAAWRFWQRLPPRGAIAVMFGGWYWDPLHRYVRGDIGEAELEREALRIVELERMLRLDGMLIVKLWFHIPRKAHAQRLKKRREVQRHIAGVAGEGDTPSQYEDFLGAAERMIRHTDTAACPWSLIDAEDAQYRDLRAGEILRALMEERLNRSAAAVAPAALPAAARRKQATVLDRVDLTAALADETYKREMKHCRERLAQLAWRAYDARRSCVLVFEGWDAAGKGGAIQRLTAAVDARLYQVIPVAAPTDEERAHHYLWRFWRHLPRAGYMTLYDRSWYGRVLVERVEGYASEAEWARAYEEINNFEERLTGHGIVLLKFWLHISADEQLRRFEERGKLPWKKHKLGAEDWRNRDKRAAYLAAVDDMVVHTSTAEAPWVLVPAENKNYARVEIMQTVCKRLERALAS